Proteins found in one Halococcus hamelinensis 100A6 genomic segment:
- a CDS encoding transcription initiation factor IIB — METTYACPECNGSLRGSGDETFCTSCGLVVAADNIDRGPEWRSFADGPDRKRTGAPLTRSRHDRGLSTEIGRSIRLTGRKRRLFARLRRQHNRARIASKAERNRVYAFTEIRRLVGALGLPETVRDRACVLFESAQNEDLLRGRSLEGFAAAAVYAVCRTEGLSRTIAEVRDAAKASRGELVAAYDALNRELGLPTGPIDPAEYLPRFASLLDVSTAVEARAHELVDEAESLGATSGRNPSGVAAACLYTAARELDGSLTQQAAADVAGVTPVTLRATYHDLRE, encoded by the coding sequence ATGGAGACGACGTACGCGTGTCCCGAATGCAACGGCTCCCTGCGCGGATCCGGCGACGAGACGTTCTGTACGAGCTGTGGGCTGGTCGTCGCCGCGGACAACATCGACCGGGGCCCGGAGTGGCGTTCGTTCGCCGACGGTCCGGACCGAAAGCGGACGGGGGCACCCCTCACGCGCTCGCGCCACGACCGCGGTCTCTCGACCGAGATCGGCCGTTCGATCCGGCTCACCGGCCGGAAACGTCGGCTGTTCGCCCGCCTGCGCCGCCAGCACAACCGTGCACGGATCGCCTCGAAGGCCGAACGGAATCGGGTCTACGCCTTCACCGAGATCCGTCGGCTGGTCGGTGCGCTCGGGCTCCCGGAGACGGTTCGCGACCGGGCGTGCGTGCTCTTCGAGTCGGCCCAGAACGAGGACCTCCTCCGGGGACGGTCGCTCGAAGGCTTCGCCGCCGCCGCGGTCTATGCGGTCTGTCGAACCGAGGGGCTCTCGCGAACCATCGCGGAGGTCCGCGACGCCGCCAAAGCCAGTCGCGGCGAACTCGTCGCGGCCTACGACGCGCTCAATCGGGAGCTTGGCCTCCCGACGGGGCCGATAGACCCCGCCGAGTACCTCCCCCGATTCGCGAGCCTGCTCGACGTCTCGACCGCCGTCGAGGCCAGAGCGCACGAACTCGTCGACGAAGCCGAGTCGCTCGGTGCGACCAGCGGCCGAAACCCGAGCGGGGTCGCCGCGGCCTGTCTCTACACCGCGGCGCGCGAGCTCGACGGCTCGCTCACCCAGCAGGCCGCCGCCGACGTCGCGGGCGTCACCCCCGTCACGCTCCGGGCGACCTATCACGACCTCCGGGAGTGA
- a CDS encoding minichromosome maintenance protein MCM, with product MASAENAELIDDFEEFYRNYYRNEIGELAQKYPNEKRSLFIDWGDLYRFDSDLADDYRSQPGQLQEYAEEALRLYDLPVDVGLGRAHVRIHGLGETTEIREIRARHRGQLLSVQGIVRKATDVRPKITEAAFECQRCGTLTRIPQTGSDFQEPHECQGCERQGPFTINFDQSEFVDAQKLRVQESPEGLRGGETPQNIDVHIEDDITGEVTAGDHVRVTGILHLDQQETNREASPMFEVFMDGISVDIEDEQFEDMDISEADKRAIVELSTEDDIYEQMVGSIAPSIYGYDQAKLAMILQLFSGVAKHLPDGSRIRGDLHMLLIGDPGTGKSVMLQYIRNIAPRSVYTSGKGSSSAGLTAAAVRDDFGEGQQWTLEAGALVLADQGIAAVDELDKMRSEDRSAMHEALEQQTISVSKAGINATLKSRCSLLGAANPKYGRFDQYESIGEQIDLEPALISRFDLIFTVTDTPDPEEDKNLAEHILRTNYAGELNTQRTEQTAANVSQAEVDAVTDTVAPAIEPELLRKYIAYAQRNCFPTMTEEAKEAISDFYVSLRSEGADDDAPVPVTARKLEALVRLGEASARVRLSDTVELEDAERVIEIVRSCLKDIGVDPETGEFDADIVETGQSKTQRDRVKNVKALISEIESEYDSGAPVDEVLDRAEETGMERSQAEHEIEKLRRQGEVYEPQTDHLRTT from the coding sequence ATGGCCAGCGCGGAGAACGCCGAACTGATCGACGATTTCGAGGAGTTCTACCGCAACTACTACCGGAACGAGATCGGCGAGCTCGCCCAGAAGTACCCCAACGAGAAGCGCTCGCTCTTCATCGACTGGGGCGACCTCTATCGCTTCGATTCGGACCTCGCCGACGACTACCGTTCACAGCCCGGCCAGCTCCAGGAGTACGCCGAGGAGGCCCTCCGGCTCTACGATTTGCCCGTTGACGTCGGCCTCGGCCGCGCGCACGTCCGGATCCACGGGCTCGGCGAGACGACCGAGATCCGGGAGATCCGGGCGCGCCACCGCGGTCAGCTCCTCAGCGTCCAGGGCATCGTCCGGAAGGCCACCGACGTCCGCCCGAAGATCACCGAAGCGGCCTTCGAGTGCCAGCGGTGTGGCACGCTCACCAGAATTCCGCAAACGGGAAGCGACTTTCAGGAACCTCACGAGTGCCAGGGCTGTGAACGACAGGGCCCCTTTACGATCAACTTCGACCAATCGGAGTTCGTCGACGCCCAGAAACTCAGAGTTCAGGAGAGCCCCGAAGGGCTCCGCGGTGGCGAGACCCCACAGAACATCGACGTCCACATCGAGGACGACATCACGGGCGAAGTCACGGCGGGCGACCACGTCCGCGTGACGGGTATCCTCCACCTCGACCAGCAGGAGACCAACCGGGAGGCCTCGCCGATGTTCGAGGTCTTCATGGACGGCATTTCGGTCGACATCGAGGACGAGCAGTTCGAGGACATGGACATCTCGGAGGCCGACAAGCGTGCGATCGTCGAACTCTCCACCGAGGACGACATCTACGAGCAGATGGTCGGCTCGATCGCGCCCTCGATCTACGGCTACGACCAGGCCAAACTCGCGATGATCCTCCAGCTCTTCTCGGGGGTGGCGAAACACCTCCCCGACGGCTCGCGGATCCGGGGCGACCTCCACATGCTCCTGATCGGGGATCCGGGGACGGGGAAGTCCGTGATGCTCCAGTACATCCGGAACATCGCGCCACGGTCGGTCTACACCTCGGGGAAGGGCTCGTCGAGCGCGGGGCTGACGGCGGCCGCCGTTCGCGACGACTTCGGCGAGGGCCAGCAGTGGACCCTCGAAGCCGGCGCGCTGGTGCTCGCCGACCAGGGTATCGCGGCCGTCGACGAACTGGATAAGATGCGCTCGGAAGATCGTTCGGCGATGCACGAAGCGCTCGAACAACAGACCATCTCGGTCTCGAAGGCGGGGATCAACGCCACCCTCAAATCCCGCTGTTCGCTGCTCGGTGCGGCGAACCCCAAGTATGGGCGGTTCGACCAGTACGAGTCCATCGGCGAGCAGATCGACCTCGAACCCGCGCTGATCTCCCGGTTCGACCTGATCTTCACCGTCACGGACACCCCCGACCCGGAGGAGGACAAGAACCTCGCCGAGCACATCTTGCGAACCAACTACGCGGGCGAGCTCAACACCCAGCGCACCGAACAGACCGCGGCGAACGTCTCTCAGGCCGAGGTCGACGCCGTGACCGACACCGTCGCTCCGGCCATCGAACCCGAACTCCTCAGGAAGTACATCGCCTACGCCCAGCGCAACTGTTTCCCGACGATGACCGAGGAGGCCAAGGAGGCGATCAGCGACTTCTACGTCAGCCTTCGCTCCGAAGGGGCCGACGACGACGCGCCCGTGCCCGTCACGGCCAGAAAACTCGAAGCCCTCGTGCGGCTCGGAGAGGCCTCGGCCCGCGTCCGGCTCTCCGATACCGTCGAGCTGGAGGACGCCGAACGCGTCATCGAGATCGTCCGGTCGTGTCTCAAGGACATCGGCGTCGACCCCGAGACCGGCGAGTTCGACGCCGACATCGTGGAGACGGGCCAGTCGAAGACCCAGCGCGACCGCGTAAAGAACGTCAAAGCCCTCATCAGCGAGATCGAGAGCGAGTACGACTCGGGGGCACCGGTCGACGAGGTGCTCGATCGGGCCGAGGAGACCGGGATGGAGCGCTCGCAGGCCGAACACGAGATCGAGAAGCTCCGCCGGCAGGGCGAGGTCTACGAACCACAGACCGACCACCTCCGGACGACGTAG
- a CDS encoding pyrimidine dimer DNA glycosylase/endonuclease V, whose product MWCVPVGILCKQHLAGEHAEHHQLEGTILRHPHGEAIAEGHAERGNIDTTRLEERHDDLAAEMERRGMNHDSPLDYDGPTFGAGAIDVERNREDLLERCADCAARARERPTDA is encoded by the coding sequence ATGTGGTGCGTTCCGGTCGGGATCCTCTGCAAGCAGCATCTCGCTGGCGAGCACGCCGAGCACCACCAGCTCGAAGGGACGATCCTGCGCCACCCACACGGCGAAGCGATCGCCGAGGGCCACGCGGAGAGGGGCAACATCGACACGACACGGCTTGAGGAGCGTCACGACGACCTCGCGGCGGAGATGGAACGCCGCGGGATGAACCACGACAGCCCGCTCGACTACGACGGCCCGACGTTCGGGGCCGGCGCGATCGACGTCGAACGCAACCGGGAGGACCTCCTCGAACGCTGTGCGGACTGCGCCGCACGCGCCCGAGAACGGCCCACCGACGCCTGA
- a CDS encoding pro-sigmaK processing inhibitor BofA family protein, translated as MVTGLELAVLAVAVLFLLVGIRVLQALRPFIVNAVVGLLVFLVAGWFGFPVEVNWLTVLVVAIGGLPAAVLVVLLSTFGLAFVPALVDLAAPFL; from the coding sequence ATGGTCACGGGACTCGAACTCGCGGTCCTCGCCGTCGCGGTCCTGTTCTTGCTCGTCGGGATACGCGTACTCCAGGCGCTCCGGCCGTTCATCGTCAACGCGGTCGTCGGCCTGCTCGTCTTCCTGGTCGCGGGCTGGTTCGGCTTCCCCGTCGAGGTGAACTGGCTCACGGTGCTCGTCGTCGCCATCGGCGGGCTGCCGGCCGCCGTGCTGGTGGTGCTCCTCTCGACCTTCGGCCTCGCGTTCGTCCCCGCGCTCGTCGACCTCGCCGCGCCGTTCCTCTAG
- a CDS encoding DEAD/DEAH box helicase, whose translation MSQQVGRVGTLFVHGIGDDYLVAVTDGDERTLSARLDLAATDAGPRPAKFGVKHSSGEEPRSPDQFVELARRADRIRISEQTTRDQREAFQEMLSGYQLEAKRVRTCRYCAAAGRYSPITSETAVAADGERICPDCARRELDREIAHHDVSGTAADRLHELLQSVQDLDRVKNLLSGQLDPDLTKFDEMSATTEAVNPVSVDSLDLHPNFQSLMSDRFDELLPVQSLAVENGALDGDDQLVVSATATGKTLIGELAGVDRLLRGEGKMLFLVPLVALANQKYEDFQDDYGHLANVTIRVGASRVRGDGERFDPNADIVVGTYEGIDHALRVGQDLGDIGTVVIDEVHTLEDDDRGHRLDGLIARLKWYCENRRQERARDESNDGTQWLYLSATVGNPNWLANRLDARLVEFEERPVPIERHVTFADGQEKARVANKLVKREFDRKSSKGYRGQTIIFTNSRRRCHELSRKLEYDAAPYHAGLDYSRRKTVERKFADQELAAVVTTAALAAGVDFPASQVLFDSLAMGIEWLTVQEFHQMLGRAGRPDYHDRGVVYVLVEPDGSYHASMPGSEDETAFKLLKGEMEPVAMRYDETDAVEEVLANVAVAGGGAKGLTERMVGEVPLKHAVGKLLDYGFIDGLEPTPLGRAVTRHFLEPGAAFTMLDGIRKGADPYDVVADIELRDEED comes from the coding sequence GTGTCACAGCAGGTCGGGCGGGTCGGAACCCTGTTCGTTCACGGGATCGGCGACGACTATCTGGTCGCCGTCACCGACGGCGACGAGCGGACGCTCTCGGCCCGCCTCGACCTCGCCGCCACCGACGCCGGCCCGCGGCCCGCGAAGTTCGGCGTGAAACACTCCTCGGGGGAGGAGCCGCGCTCGCCGGACCAGTTCGTCGAACTCGCCCGCCGGGCCGACCGCATTCGGATCTCAGAACAGACCACCCGAGACCAGCGCGAGGCGTTCCAGGAGATGCTCTCGGGCTACCAGCTAGAGGCCAAACGAGTCAGGACCTGTCGGTACTGTGCGGCGGCGGGGCGGTACTCGCCGATCACCTCGGAGACCGCGGTCGCGGCCGACGGCGAGCGGATCTGCCCCGACTGCGCCCGACGCGAACTCGACCGCGAGATAGCCCACCACGACGTCTCCGGTACGGCCGCCGACCGCCTCCACGAGCTCCTCCAGTCCGTACAGGACCTCGACCGGGTGAAAAACCTCCTCTCGGGCCAACTCGACCCCGACCTCACCAAGTTCGACGAGATGAGCGCCACCACGGAGGCCGTCAATCCCGTTTCTGTGGACTCGCTCGACCTCCACCCCAACTTCCAGTCGCTCATGTCGGACCGGTTCGACGAGCTCCTCCCGGTGCAGAGCCTCGCGGTCGAGAACGGCGCGCTCGATGGCGACGACCAGCTCGTCGTGAGCGCCACTGCCACGGGAAAGACCCTGATCGGCGAACTCGCGGGCGTCGACCGGCTGCTCCGCGGCGAGGGGAAGATGCTCTTCTTGGTGCCGCTCGTCGCGCTCGCGAACCAGAAGTACGAGGACTTCCAGGACGACTACGGCCACCTCGCGAACGTCACCATCCGGGTCGGCGCGAGTCGAGTTCGCGGAGATGGCGAACGGTTCGATCCGAACGCCGACATCGTGGTCGGGACCTACGAGGGCATCGACCACGCGCTCCGGGTCGGCCAGGACCTGGGGGACATCGGAACGGTGGTGATCGACGAGGTCCACACGCTCGAAGACGACGACCGCGGCCACCGCCTCGACGGTCTGATCGCCCGGCTCAAGTGGTACTGCGAGAACCGGCGACAGGAACGCGCGCGGGACGAGTCGAACGACGGGACCCAGTGGCTCTACCTCTCGGCCACCGTCGGCAACCCGAACTGGCTCGCGAACCGGCTCGACGCCCGGCTCGTGGAGTTCGAGGAGCGTCCGGTGCCGATAGAACGCCACGTCACGTTCGCCGACGGCCAGGAGAAAGCCCGGGTGGCGAACAAGTTGGTGAAACGCGAGTTCGACCGGAAGTCCTCGAAGGGCTACCGGGGCCAGACAATCATCTTCACCAACTCGCGGCGGCGGTGTCACGAGCTCTCTCGAAAGTTGGAGTACGACGCCGCGCCGTACCACGCGGGGCTCGATTACTCGCGTCGGAAGACCGTCGAGCGGAAGTTCGCGGATCAGGAGTTGGCGGCGGTCGTCACGACGGCGGCGCTCGCCGCCGGGGTCGACTTCCCGGCCTCGCAGGTGCTCTTCGACTCGCTCGCGATGGGTATCGAGTGGTTGACTGTCCAAGAATTCCATCAGATGCTCGGGCGGGCGGGGCGGCCGGACTACCACGACCGCGGGGTGGTCTACGTCCTCGTCGAACCCGACGGGAGCTACCACGCGAGCATGCCCGGGAGCGAGGACGAGACGGCGTTCAAACTCCTGAAGGGCGAGATGGAGCCGGTGGCGATGCGCTACGACGAGACCGATGCGGTAGAGGAGGTGCTCGCGAACGTCGCGGTGGCGGGCGGCGGCGCGAAGGGGCTCACCGAGCGGATGGTCGGGGAGGTCCCGCTCAAGCACGCGGTCGGCAAACTGCTGGACTACGGCTTCATCGACGGCCTCGAACCCACGCCGCTCGGCCGCGCGGTGACGCGTCACTTCCTCGAACCCGGCGCGGCGTTCACGATGCTCGACGGCATCCGAAAGGGTGCCGACCCCTACGACGTGGTGGCCGACATCGAGCTGCGCGACGAGGAGGACTAG
- a CDS encoding cupin domain-containing protein: protein MSEPERPAPLIRRAAEIDYEPVDAADGLEKGVLVDEARGAPNFAIRRFTLAPGAAVPKHTNEVEHEQYVLDGEYVIGIGEAPETPREGGETADEDDEHTVSAGDSLLIPAGTVHWYRNEGDEPGAFICAVPNGDDAIDLVE, encoded by the coding sequence ATGAGCGAACCCGAACGGCCGGCACCCCTGATCCGACGGGCGGCGGAGATCGACTACGAACCGGTCGACGCGGCGGACGGACTCGAAAAGGGCGTCCTCGTCGACGAAGCACGCGGCGCGCCGAACTTCGCCATTCGGCGGTTCACGCTCGCGCCGGGTGCGGCGGTCCCGAAACACACCAACGAGGTCGAACACGAACAGTACGTCCTCGACGGCGAGTACGTGATCGGGATCGGCGAGGCCCCGGAGACGCCTCGGGAGGGCGGTGAAACCGCCGACGAGGACGACGAACACACCGTGAGTGCCGGCGACTCCCTCCTGATTCCCGCCGGGACGGTCCACTGGTATCGCAACGAGGGCGACGAGCCGGGCGCGTTCATCTGCGCGGTGCCGAACGGCGACGACGCGATCGACCTCGTGGAGTGA
- a CDS encoding site-2 protease family protein has protein sequence MPSFRVGSIAGIPIKLGLSFLLVLPLFAWFIGNGIGQLLPLLNGIFDANLPAAELSAGNTPYVLGIVAAVGLYVGVVLHELGHSFVAMRYGYEIDSITLWFLGGIAQMAEMPEDWRQELAVAVAGPAVSVVLGLLSFVVFLVVPESLGGVRFVLAYLALLNVGLAAFNLLPGFPMDGGRVLRALLARTRTHAEATQLAAEVGKGFAFLLALVGLFSGSIVFIAIAFFIYMSASGEAQQAVTKAALEGVAISRVMTPADEIDALSPKASVADLIERMLTERHTGYPVLESGELVGMVTLTDAQKVREVERDAFRVEEVMTHELETIPEDADAMTALSTMQSAGVGRLPVVGLQGEFVGLVSRTDLMTALTILRSSGRDSGAETSRDSPRSPEESL, from the coding sequence ATGCCAAGCTTCAGGGTCGGAAGCATCGCCGGAATTCCGATCAAACTCGGGCTCTCGTTTCTCTTGGTCCTCCCGCTGTTCGCGTGGTTCATCGGGAACGGGATCGGGCAACTGCTGCCGCTGCTGAACGGGATCTTCGACGCGAACCTGCCGGCGGCGGAGCTCTCGGCCGGCAACACGCCCTACGTCCTCGGCATCGTCGCCGCCGTCGGGCTCTACGTCGGCGTCGTGCTCCACGAACTCGGCCACTCGTTCGTCGCGATGCGCTACGGCTACGAGATCGATTCCATCACGCTCTGGTTTCTGGGGGGTATCGCCCAGATGGCCGAGATGCCCGAGGACTGGCGACAGGAGCTCGCCGTCGCGGTCGCCGGCCCCGCCGTGAGCGTCGTCCTCGGCCTCCTCTCCTTCGTGGTCTTCCTCGTGGTCCCGGAGTCGCTCGGCGGCGTACGTTTCGTGCTCGCCTACCTCGCCCTGCTCAACGTGGGTCTCGCGGCGTTCAACCTCCTGCCCGGGTTCCCGATGGACGGCGGACGGGTCCTCCGGGCACTTCTCGCCCGAACCCGGACCCACGCCGAGGCCACCCAGCTCGCCGCCGAGGTCGGGAAGGGGTTCGCGTTCCTGCTCGCGCTCGTCGGCCTCTTCTCGGGGAGCATCGTCTTTATCGCCATCGCCTTCTTCATCTACATGAGCGCGAGCGGCGAGGCCCAGCAGGCTGTCACGAAGGCGGCGCTCGAAGGCGTCGCGATCAGCCGCGTCATGACGCCCGCCGACGAGATCGACGCCCTCTCGCCGAAGGCCAGCGTCGCCGACCTGATCGAGCGGATGCTCACCGAGCGCCACACCGGCTATCCCGTGCTCGAAAGCGGCGAACTCGTCGGGATGGTGACACTCACCGACGCACAGAAGGTCCGCGAGGTCGAGCGCGACGCCTTCCGGGTCGAGGAGGTGATGACCCACGAACTGGAGACGATCCCCGAGGACGCCGACGCGATGACCGCGCTCTCGACGATGCAGTCGGCGGGCGTGGGTCGATTGCCGGTGGTCGGCCTCCAGGGCGAGTTCGTCGGCCTGGTCTCGCGGACCGACCTGATGACCGCGCTCACTATCCTCCGGTCGAGCGGGAGGGATTCGGGAGCCGAGACCTCCCGCGACTCGCCGCGCTCGCCCGAGGAATCGCTGTAG
- a CDS encoding competence/damage-inducible protein A produces MEIALLTIGDEILSGDTENSNATWIAARLTERGATVARILVVPDDRELIADRVADYSAAFDAVILTGGLGGTPDDVTMDAVATAFDRPLAVNDRARADVEQRLEAVREEYPDIALDVEAEASIPEGSQPLINDPGLAPGCVIENVYVLPGVPAEMKAMFETIEDGFGGDVRSQVFYTPTPEADMIDDLSEAGERFDVAVGCYPDRAVRHNRIKLVDEDEGELDAAREWLTDRLETVPAPE; encoded by the coding sequence ATGGAAATCGCGCTTCTCACCATCGGCGACGAGATCCTCTCGGGGGACACCGAGAACTCCAACGCGACGTGGATCGCCGCCCGACTCACCGAGCGTGGCGCGACCGTCGCGCGGATCCTCGTGGTACCCGACGACCGCGAACTCATCGCCGACCGGGTCGCCGACTACTCGGCGGCGTTCGACGCCGTCATCCTCACCGGCGGGCTGGGGGGAACCCCCGACGACGTCACGATGGACGCGGTGGCGACGGCGTTCGACCGGCCGCTCGCGGTCAACGACCGCGCCCGTGCCGACGTCGAACAGCGCCTCGAAGCCGTTCGCGAGGAGTACCCCGACATCGCGCTCGACGTCGAGGCCGAGGCCTCGATCCCCGAGGGGAGCCAGCCGCTGATCAACGACCCCGGGCTCGCGCCGGGCTGTGTGATCGAGAACGTCTACGTCCTCCCCGGAGTGCCCGCGGAGATGAAGGCGATGTTCGAGACGATCGAGGACGGGTTCGGGGGCGACGTCCGCTCGCAGGTCTTCTACACCCCGACGCCGGAGGCCGACATGATCGACGACCTCAGCGAGGCGGGCGAGCGCTTCGACGTCGCGGTGGGCTGTTATCCCGACCGGGCGGTGCGCCACAACCGGATCAAGCTCGTCGACGAGGACGAGGGCGAACTCGACGCGGCGCGCGAGTGGCTCACCGACCGGCTCGAAACCGTCCCCGCACCGGAGTAA
- a CDS encoding DUF5814 domain-containing protein: MAVTDKIYVKNHRRIGSQLETHIPRSAFSGATLDILYSGEGLAKLDDATQERVLDFAEDFLDCDCESNPYCGHPERKFMAYLLDLRAQGFGPEAIVDVMGDDYLVTAYPGDVLSFLDNSVRTLEAMEDLANVENDREAAGTIDDRKRALL; encoded by the coding sequence GTGGCCGTCACCGACAAGATCTACGTCAAGAACCACCGCCGGATCGGCTCCCAGCTCGAGACCCACATCCCGAGAAGTGCGTTCAGCGGCGCGACCCTCGACATCCTCTACTCCGGCGAGGGCCTCGCGAAGCTCGACGACGCCACCCAGGAGCGGGTGCTCGACTTCGCCGAGGACTTCCTCGACTGCGACTGCGAGTCGAACCCCTACTGTGGCCACCCCGAACGCAAGTTCATGGCCTACCTCCTCGACCTGCGCGCCCAGGGGTTCGGCCCCGAGGCCATCGTCGACGTGATGGGCGACGACTACCTCGTGACCGCCTACCCCGGTGACGTCCTCTCCTTCCTCGACAACTCGGTCCGCACGCTCGAAGCGATGGAGGACCTCGCGAACGTCGAGAACGACCGCGAGGCGGCCGGAACGATCGACGACAGAAAACGCGCGCTGCTCTAA
- a CDS encoding ribbon-helix-helix protein, CopG family, translating into MGNKNKTISFRVNEDAFETLREIAEERDISLSAVFRNYVEMLVAHDGQVEVVPEHEVDESSEDSSSFPPKVEVPKSYVREHERLELEADHLREQLDEHRRYVTQLSQRLENQEGEDEVIQLEELDDESEEEEPFRLG; encoded by the coding sequence ATGGGCAACAAGAACAAAACGATCTCGTTCCGGGTGAACGAGGACGCCTTCGAGACGCTTCGGGAGATCGCCGAGGAGCGCGACATCTCGCTCTCGGCGGTGTTTCGCAACTACGTCGAGATGCTGGTTGCCCACGACGGTCAGGTCGAGGTCGTCCCCGAGCACGAGGTCGACGAGAGCAGCGAGGACTCCTCGAGCTTCCCGCCGAAGGTCGAGGTGCCAAAGAGCTACGTTCGCGAGCACGAGCGCCTCGAACTCGAAGCCGACCACCTCCGCGAACAGCTCGACGAGCACCGCCGGTACGTCACCCAGCTGAGCCAGCGTTTGGAGAACCAGGAGGGCGAGGACGAGGTGATCCAGCTCGAAGAGCTCGACGACGAGAGCGAGGAAGAGGAGCCGTTCCGGCTGGGTTAG
- a CDS encoding RPA family protein: protein MSGAPMRKVARRVFAREFNDATETFKESDEERAPVYVLLPTGERANRVFFVGTLTETEDVGSDSEYWQGRVVDPTGTFYVYAGQYQPEAASTLREIEPPAYVAVAGKPRTFETDDGQTNVAVRPESITVVDAETRDRWVVETAARTTERIQAFEADTNEYARMAEERYDLPLDDYRRAAVSSLESLEEEEDEVAVDAD from the coding sequence ATGAGCGGTGCCCCCATGCGGAAGGTCGCCCGCCGGGTCTTCGCACGCGAGTTCAACGACGCCACGGAGACGTTCAAGGAGAGCGACGAGGAACGCGCGCCGGTCTACGTCCTCCTCCCCACTGGCGAGCGCGCGAACCGCGTGTTCTTCGTCGGCACCCTCACCGAGACCGAGGACGTCGGCTCGGATTCGGAGTACTGGCAGGGTCGCGTGGTCGACCCCACGGGGACGTTCTACGTCTACGCGGGTCAGTACCAGCCCGAGGCCGCGAGCACGCTCCGGGAGATCGAACCCCCGGCCTACGTCGCGGTGGCGGGGAAACCGCGCACCTTCGAGACCGACGACGGCCAGACCAACGTCGCGGTTCGGCCGGAGTCGATCACCGTGGTCGACGCGGAGACCCGCGACCGGTGGGTGGTCGAGACCGCCGCCCGAACGACCGAGCGGATCCAGGCGTTCGAGGCCGACACCAACGAGTACGCCAGAATGGCCGAGGAGCGCTACGACCTCCCGCTGGACGACTACCGACGCGCAGCGGTGTCGTCGCTCGAAAGTCTGGAAGAGGAGGAAGACGAGGTCGCGGTCGACGCCGACTGA
- a CDS encoding replication protein A, whose amino-acid sequence MKFTAWATSDLPELDEGGVYRLENVVTDEYEGRFSVKLNRTTDIEELDEELDVPESGGASEERTITEVDAPEEWIDLTAKVTQLWEPRSESVGQVGLLGDPTGTIKFTKWAKSDLPELDEGGVYRLSNLVTDEYEGRFSVKLNRTTDIEELDEDIEVGDDSTTVEGALVDIQRGSGLIKRCPEEDCTRVLQNGRCSEHGEVDGEFDLRIKAVIDDGNEVHETIFDEEATEALTGITLSEAKEMAMDALDTTVVADEIRGKILGVYYRVEGPTFGRYVLANDFEQLGGPADAEETLIKARSL is encoded by the coding sequence ATCAAGTTCACCGCGTGGGCGACCTCCGACCTGCCCGAACTCGACGAGGGCGGAGTCTACCGGCTCGAAAACGTCGTCACCGACGAGTACGAGGGTCGGTTCTCGGTCAAGCTCAACCGAACGACGGACATCGAGGAACTCGACGAGGAGCTCGACGTCCCCGAGTCGGGCGGCGCGAGCGAGGAGCGAACGATAACCGAGGTCGACGCGCCCGAGGAGTGGATCGACCTCACGGCGAAGGTCACCCAGCTCTGGGAGCCCCGGAGCGAGTCGGTGGGGCAGGTGGGCCTGCTCGGCGACCCAACGGGGACGATCAAGTTCACGAAGTGGGCGAAGTCCGACCTCCCCGAACTCGACGAGGGCGGGGTTTACCGCCTCTCGAACCTCGTCACCGACGAGTACGAGGGTCGGTTCTCGGTCAAGCTCAACCGGACGACGGACATCGAGGAGCTCGACGAGGACATCGAGGTCGGCGACGATTCCACGACTGTGGAGGGCGCGCTAGTGGACATCCAGCGCGGGAGCGGTCTGATCAAGCGGTGTCCCGAGGAGGACTGTACCAGGGTGCTCCAGAACGGTCGGTGCTCCGAACACGGCGAGGTCGATGGCGAGTTCGACCTCCGGATCAAGGCCGTCATCGACGACGGCAACGAGGTCCACGAGACGATCTTCGACGAGGAGGCCACCGAGGCCCTCACCGGGATCACCCTCTCCGAGGCGAAGGAGATGGCGATGGACGCGCTCGATACCACCGTCGTGGCCGACGAGATCAGAGGCAAGATCCTCGGGGTGTACTACCGGGTCGAGGGACCGACCTTCGGGCGGTACGTCCTCGCGAACGACTTCGAGCAACTGGGCGGGCCAGCGGATGCCGAAGAGACCCTCATCAAAGCGAGGTCGCTATGA